In Magnolia sinica isolate HGM2019 chromosome 12, MsV1, whole genome shotgun sequence, a single genomic region encodes these proteins:
- the LOC131221261 gene encoding uncharacterized protein LOC131221261 isoform X4: MIYNVELCLEIFKRQVLMDLNSNDQSLDESDLPTEESSESVVKLDLNLSANKDEEGGEVYAHVNTTCSDGKQVDLNQQEHKGLPSLLPADGPESPCTGPSSVPPPSSPMPEYSLNTVRETGELLSPVRTELYDDDVERRNSDHSRERSKSPLKDNHCTGEAEMVGCDDYSGKSLSTLPTKPFHNEMEAGDSAHDLSNFPSTVDTYYHGEEMARGKIEPYSGTVPPHGREVRENFVKISNFLFEKTDSINKELERENPDQHLESPLRMGKSSSDTGKVERGNSDLHSPGRTPKQSPSPLRRMSVSSERSLSTLASSGHKTVSPAKGVPESSCSPGRQKRSPSPERTGSDGKRVPARDHSTPVRLKSTSPWGSSRRDSQRRNDSPRKRLSASPRRRYSPPGHRRRDRSSSRSPIRKKDSSGHERDNRNRSQSRSPYGRDRYRRSPRRRYSPRCRSPPGYHFRRRSQRRPWSPPPNRSTGVGRPGKTLFVAGFSFVTTERDLEKKFSRFGRVSDVRIVRDKRRKNTRKTRQHHLLEG; encoded by the exons ATGATCTACAATGTTGAGCTATGCTTAGAGATTTTTAAGAGACAG GTCTTAATGGATTTGAATTCGAATGATCAAAGCTTAGATGAGAGTGATCTTCCAACGGAGGAAAGTTCTGAGTCTGTTGTAAAATTAGATCTTAATCTTTCTGCGAATAAAGATGAAGAGGGGGGTGAGGTTTATGCTCATGTGAACACAACATGCAGTGATGGAAAGCAAGTGGATTTGAATCAACAGGAGCACAAAGGATTGCCATCATTGTTACCTGCTGATGGACCGGAATCTCCTTGTACAGGACCCAGTTCTGTGCCACCACCATCATCCCCGATGCCAGAATATTCACTAAATACAGTGAGGGAAACCGGAGAACTTCTTTCCCCTGTACGGACTGAgttgtatgatgatgatgtggagaGGAGAAACTCGGACCATAGTCGGGAGAGATCAAAGTCTCcattaaaggataaccattgcACTGGTGAAGCAGAGATGGTAGGTTGTGATGATTATTCTGGTAAATCATTGTCTACATTGCCAACCAAACCTTTCCACAATGAAATGGAAGCTGGAGATTCTGCTCATGATTTATCAAACTTTCCTTCAACAGTGGATACTTATTATCACGGAGAAGAAATGGCGAGGGGCAAAATTGAACCTTATAGTGGGACGGTTCCCCCCCATGGTAGAGAAGTAAGGGAAaattttgttaaaatttctaactTCCTGTTTGAAAAGACTGACTCCATCAATAAAGAATTGGAAAGGGAGAATCCTGATCAGCATCTGGAGTCACCTTTGAGGATGGGGAAGTCATCATCTGATACTGGAAAAGTAGAAAGGGGGAACTCTGATCTGCACTCTCCCGGGAGAACCCCTAAACAGTCACCATCACCGTTAAGGCGGATGTCAGTTTCATCTGAAAGGTCTCTTTCTACACTAGCATCTTCAGGGCACAAAACAGTCTCTCCAGCCAAGGGTGTTCCAGAATCATCCTGTTCCCCAGGTAGACAGAAACGTTCACCTTCACCTGAAAGGACTGGTTCAGATGGTAAAAGAGTTCCTGCACGTGATCATTCAACTCCTGTAAGACTGAAATCTACTTCTCCATGGGGGTCTTCACGACGGGATTCTCAGCGTAGGAATGATTCTCCACGGAAGCGCTTATCTGCATCACCAAGAAGGCGATATTCACCACCAGGTCATCGAAGGAGGGACAGATCATCTTCACGATCACCAATCAGGAAGAAAGATTCTTCTGGACATGAAAGAGATAACCGCAATAGATCACAATCGAGGTCCCCTTATGGAAGGGATCGTTATAGAAGATCCCCAAG GAGGAGGTATTCTCCCAGGTGCAGATCTCCTCCTGGATATCATTTTCGTCGCCGCTCACAAAGGAGGCCATGGTCCCCGCCTCCTAACCGGAGCACTGGAGTGGGGAGACCTGGCAAGACTTTATTTGTTGCAGGTTTTAGCTTTGTAACTACTGAAAGGGATCTGGAAAAGAAGTTTTCTAGGTTCGGGCGTGTTTCAGATGTTCGTATTGTTCGGGATAAGAG GAGAAAAAACACTAGGAAGACTAGGCAACACCACCTCCTAGAGGGCTAG
- the LOC131221261 gene encoding uncharacterized protein LOC131221261 isoform X2, which yields MDLNSNDQSLDESDLPTEESSESVVKLDLNLSANKDEEGGEVYAHVNTTCSDGKQVDLNQQEHKGLPSLLPADGPESPCTGPSSVPPPSSPMPEYSLNTVRETGELLSPVRTELYDDDVERRNSDHSRERSKSPLKDNHCTGEAEMVGCDDYSGKSLSTLPTKPFHNEMEAGDSAHDLSNFPSTVDTYYHGEEMARGKIEPYSGTVPPHGREVRENFVKISNFLFEKTDSINKELERENPDQHLESPLRMGKSSSDTGKVERGNSDLHSPGRTPKQSPSPLRRMSVSSERSLSTLASSGHKTVSPAKGVPESSCSPGRQKRSPSPERTGSDGKRVPARDHSTPVRLKSTSPWGSSRRDSQRRNDSPRKRLSASPRRRYSPPGHRRRDRSSSRSPIRKKDSSGHERDNRNRSQSRSPYGRDRYRRSPRRRYSPRCRSPPGYHFRRRSQRRPWSPPPNRSTGVGRPGKTLFVAGFSFVTTERDLEKKFSRFGRVSDVRIVRDKRTGDSRGFGFLSLERDEDADAAIRAIDQTEWNGRIVLVEKSKTHAP from the exons ATGGATTTGAATTCGAATGATCAAAGCTTAGATGAGAGTGATCTTCCAACGGAGGAAAGTTCTGAGTCTGTTGTAAAATTAGATCTTAATCTTTCTGCGAATAAAGATGAAGAGGGGGGTGAGGTTTATGCTCATGTGAACACAACATGCAGTGATGGAAAGCAAGTGGATTTGAATCAACAGGAGCACAAAGGATTGCCATCATTGTTACCTGCTGATGGACCGGAATCTCCTTGTACAGGACCCAGTTCTGTGCCACCACCATCATCCCCGATGCCAGAATATTCACTAAATACAGTGAGGGAAACCGGAGAACTTCTTTCCCCTGTACGGACTGAgttgtatgatgatgatgtggagaGGAGAAACTCGGACCATAGTCGGGAGAGATCAAAGTCTCcattaaaggataaccattgcACTGGTGAAGCAGAGATGGTAGGTTGTGATGATTATTCTGGTAAATCATTGTCTACATTGCCAACCAAACCTTTCCACAATGAAATGGAAGCTGGAGATTCTGCTCATGATTTATCAAACTTTCCTTCAACAGTGGATACTTATTATCACGGAGAAGAAATGGCGAGGGGCAAAATTGAACCTTATAGTGGGACGGTTCCCCCCCATGGTAGAGAAGTAAGGGAAaattttgttaaaatttctaactTCCTGTTTGAAAAGACTGACTCCATCAATAAAGAATTGGAAAGGGAGAATCCTGATCAGCATCTGGAGTCACCTTTGAGGATGGGGAAGTCATCATCTGATACTGGAAAAGTAGAAAGGGGGAACTCTGATCTGCACTCTCCCGGGAGAACCCCTAAACAGTCACCATCACCGTTAAGGCGGATGTCAGTTTCATCTGAAAGGTCTCTTTCTACACTAGCATCTTCAGGGCACAAAACAGTCTCTCCAGCCAAGGGTGTTCCAGAATCATCCTGTTCCCCAGGTAGACAGAAACGTTCACCTTCACCTGAAAGGACTGGTTCAGATGGTAAAAGAGTTCCTGCACGTGATCATTCAACTCCTGTAAGACTGAAATCTACTTCTCCATGGGGGTCTTCACGACGGGATTCTCAGCGTAGGAATGATTCTCCACGGAAGCGCTTATCTGCATCACCAAGAAGGCGATATTCACCACCAGGTCATCGAAGGAGGGACAGATCATCTTCACGATCACCAATCAGGAAGAAAGATTCTTCTGGACATGAAAGAGATAACCGCAATAGATCACAATCGAGGTCCCCTTATGGAAGGGATCGTTATAGAAGATCCCCAAG GAGGAGGTATTCTCCCAGGTGCAGATCTCCTCCTGGATATCATTTTCGTCGCCGCTCACAAAGGAGGCCATGGTCCCCGCCTCCTAACCGGAGCACTGGAGTGGGGAGACCTGGCAAGACTTTATTTGTTGCAGGTTTTAGCTTTGTAACTACTGAAAGGGATCTGGAAAAGAAGTTTTCTAGGTTCGGGCGTGTTTCAGATGTTCGTATTGTTCGGGATAAGAG
- the LOC131221261 gene encoding uncharacterized protein LOC131221261 isoform X1 gives MIYNVELCLEIFKRQVLMDLNSNDQSLDESDLPTEESSESVVKLDLNLSANKDEEGGEVYAHVNTTCSDGKQVDLNQQEHKGLPSLLPADGPESPCTGPSSVPPPSSPMPEYSLNTVRETGELLSPVRTELYDDDVERRNSDHSRERSKSPLKDNHCTGEAEMVGCDDYSGKSLSTLPTKPFHNEMEAGDSAHDLSNFPSTVDTYYHGEEMARGKIEPYSGTVPPHGREVRENFVKISNFLFEKTDSINKELERENPDQHLESPLRMGKSSSDTGKVERGNSDLHSPGRTPKQSPSPLRRMSVSSERSLSTLASSGHKTVSPAKGVPESSCSPGRQKRSPSPERTGSDGKRVPARDHSTPVRLKSTSPWGSSRRDSQRRNDSPRKRLSASPRRRYSPPGHRRRDRSSSRSPIRKKDSSGHERDNRNRSQSRSPYGRDRYRRSPRRRYSPRCRSPPGYHFRRRSQRRPWSPPPNRSTGVGRPGKTLFVAGFSFVTTERDLEKKFSRFGRVSDVRIVRDKRTGDSRGFGFLSLERDEDADAAIRAIDQTEWNGRIVLVEKSKTHAP, from the exons ATGATCTACAATGTTGAGCTATGCTTAGAGATTTTTAAGAGACAG GTCTTAATGGATTTGAATTCGAATGATCAAAGCTTAGATGAGAGTGATCTTCCAACGGAGGAAAGTTCTGAGTCTGTTGTAAAATTAGATCTTAATCTTTCTGCGAATAAAGATGAAGAGGGGGGTGAGGTTTATGCTCATGTGAACACAACATGCAGTGATGGAAAGCAAGTGGATTTGAATCAACAGGAGCACAAAGGATTGCCATCATTGTTACCTGCTGATGGACCGGAATCTCCTTGTACAGGACCCAGTTCTGTGCCACCACCATCATCCCCGATGCCAGAATATTCACTAAATACAGTGAGGGAAACCGGAGAACTTCTTTCCCCTGTACGGACTGAgttgtatgatgatgatgtggagaGGAGAAACTCGGACCATAGTCGGGAGAGATCAAAGTCTCcattaaaggataaccattgcACTGGTGAAGCAGAGATGGTAGGTTGTGATGATTATTCTGGTAAATCATTGTCTACATTGCCAACCAAACCTTTCCACAATGAAATGGAAGCTGGAGATTCTGCTCATGATTTATCAAACTTTCCTTCAACAGTGGATACTTATTATCACGGAGAAGAAATGGCGAGGGGCAAAATTGAACCTTATAGTGGGACGGTTCCCCCCCATGGTAGAGAAGTAAGGGAAaattttgttaaaatttctaactTCCTGTTTGAAAAGACTGACTCCATCAATAAAGAATTGGAAAGGGAGAATCCTGATCAGCATCTGGAGTCACCTTTGAGGATGGGGAAGTCATCATCTGATACTGGAAAAGTAGAAAGGGGGAACTCTGATCTGCACTCTCCCGGGAGAACCCCTAAACAGTCACCATCACCGTTAAGGCGGATGTCAGTTTCATCTGAAAGGTCTCTTTCTACACTAGCATCTTCAGGGCACAAAACAGTCTCTCCAGCCAAGGGTGTTCCAGAATCATCCTGTTCCCCAGGTAGACAGAAACGTTCACCTTCACCTGAAAGGACTGGTTCAGATGGTAAAAGAGTTCCTGCACGTGATCATTCAACTCCTGTAAGACTGAAATCTACTTCTCCATGGGGGTCTTCACGACGGGATTCTCAGCGTAGGAATGATTCTCCACGGAAGCGCTTATCTGCATCACCAAGAAGGCGATATTCACCACCAGGTCATCGAAGGAGGGACAGATCATCTTCACGATCACCAATCAGGAAGAAAGATTCTTCTGGACATGAAAGAGATAACCGCAATAGATCACAATCGAGGTCCCCTTATGGAAGGGATCGTTATAGAAGATCCCCAAG GAGGAGGTATTCTCCCAGGTGCAGATCTCCTCCTGGATATCATTTTCGTCGCCGCTCACAAAGGAGGCCATGGTCCCCGCCTCCTAACCGGAGCACTGGAGTGGGGAGACCTGGCAAGACTTTATTTGTTGCAGGTTTTAGCTTTGTAACTACTGAAAGGGATCTGGAAAAGAAGTTTTCTAGGTTCGGGCGTGTTTCAGATGTTCGTATTGTTCGGGATAAGAG
- the LOC131221261 gene encoding uncharacterized protein LOC131221261 isoform X3: MIYNVELCLEIFKRQVLMDLNSNDQSLDESDLPTEESSESVVKLDLNLSANKDEEGGEVYAHVNTTCSDGKQVDLNQQEHKGLPSLLPADGPESPCTGPSSVPPPSSPMPEYSLNTVRETGELLSPVRTELYDDDVERRNSDHSRERSKSPLKDNHCTGEAEMVGCDDYSGKSLSTLPTKPFHNEMEAGDSAHDLSNFPSTVDTYYHGEEMARGKIEPYSGTVPPHGREVRENFVKISNFLFEKTDSINKELERENPDQHLESPLRMGKSSSDTGKVERGNSDLHSPGRTPKQSPSPLRRMSVSSERSLSTLASSGHKTVSPAKGVPESSCSPGRQKRSPSPERTGSDGKRVPARDHSTPVRLKSTSPWGSSRRDSQRRNDSPRKRLSASPRRRYSPPGHRRRDRSSSRSPIRKKDSSGHERDNRNRSQSRSPYGRDRYRRSPRRRYSPRCRSPPGYHFRRRSQRRPWSPPPNRSTGVGRPGKTLFVAGFSFVTTERDLEKKFSRFGRVSDVRIVRDKRVDRYRTPEDFFICNFLLAMKA; encoded by the exons ATGATCTACAATGTTGAGCTATGCTTAGAGATTTTTAAGAGACAG GTCTTAATGGATTTGAATTCGAATGATCAAAGCTTAGATGAGAGTGATCTTCCAACGGAGGAAAGTTCTGAGTCTGTTGTAAAATTAGATCTTAATCTTTCTGCGAATAAAGATGAAGAGGGGGGTGAGGTTTATGCTCATGTGAACACAACATGCAGTGATGGAAAGCAAGTGGATTTGAATCAACAGGAGCACAAAGGATTGCCATCATTGTTACCTGCTGATGGACCGGAATCTCCTTGTACAGGACCCAGTTCTGTGCCACCACCATCATCCCCGATGCCAGAATATTCACTAAATACAGTGAGGGAAACCGGAGAACTTCTTTCCCCTGTACGGACTGAgttgtatgatgatgatgtggagaGGAGAAACTCGGACCATAGTCGGGAGAGATCAAAGTCTCcattaaaggataaccattgcACTGGTGAAGCAGAGATGGTAGGTTGTGATGATTATTCTGGTAAATCATTGTCTACATTGCCAACCAAACCTTTCCACAATGAAATGGAAGCTGGAGATTCTGCTCATGATTTATCAAACTTTCCTTCAACAGTGGATACTTATTATCACGGAGAAGAAATGGCGAGGGGCAAAATTGAACCTTATAGTGGGACGGTTCCCCCCCATGGTAGAGAAGTAAGGGAAaattttgttaaaatttctaactTCCTGTTTGAAAAGACTGACTCCATCAATAAAGAATTGGAAAGGGAGAATCCTGATCAGCATCTGGAGTCACCTTTGAGGATGGGGAAGTCATCATCTGATACTGGAAAAGTAGAAAGGGGGAACTCTGATCTGCACTCTCCCGGGAGAACCCCTAAACAGTCACCATCACCGTTAAGGCGGATGTCAGTTTCATCTGAAAGGTCTCTTTCTACACTAGCATCTTCAGGGCACAAAACAGTCTCTCCAGCCAAGGGTGTTCCAGAATCATCCTGTTCCCCAGGTAGACAGAAACGTTCACCTTCACCTGAAAGGACTGGTTCAGATGGTAAAAGAGTTCCTGCACGTGATCATTCAACTCCTGTAAGACTGAAATCTACTTCTCCATGGGGGTCTTCACGACGGGATTCTCAGCGTAGGAATGATTCTCCACGGAAGCGCTTATCTGCATCACCAAGAAGGCGATATTCACCACCAGGTCATCGAAGGAGGGACAGATCATCTTCACGATCACCAATCAGGAAGAAAGATTCTTCTGGACATGAAAGAGATAACCGCAATAGATCACAATCGAGGTCCCCTTATGGAAGGGATCGTTATAGAAGATCCCCAAG GAGGAGGTATTCTCCCAGGTGCAGATCTCCTCCTGGATATCATTTTCGTCGCCGCTCACAAAGGAGGCCATGGTCCCCGCCTCCTAACCGGAGCACTGGAGTGGGGAGACCTGGCAAGACTTTATTTGTTGCAGGTTTTAGCTTTGTAACTACTGAAAGGGATCTGGAAAAGAAGTTTTCTAGGTTCGGGCGTGTTTCAGATGTTCGTATTGTTCGGGATAAGAG